The following proteins are encoded in a genomic region of Musa acuminata AAA Group cultivar baxijiao chromosome BXJ2-11, Cavendish_Baxijiao_AAA, whole genome shotgun sequence:
- the LOC135627171 gene encoding myb family transcription factor IPN2-like isoform X1, translated as MFPSKKATVSSHDRGMCVQGDSGLVLTTDPKPRLRWTVELHDRFVDAVTQLGGPDKATPKTIMRVMGVKGLTLYHLKSHLQKFRLGKQPHKELNDHSFKNAASLELQRNAASSSAMMGRHMNENVHAEAIRMQMEVHRRLHEQLEVQKHLQLRIEAHGKYMQSILERACQTLEAESLVSGSYKGHGDQGVADMGAIKEMGSPMSFPSLQDLHLCGGDQLDLQSQVDGPLDGFYPISDSILGKKRMIWADDLRLQELGSTSACVGPKEEPCCKSEQLQIVPSVIDAAISSDPMANVYEGKPVLSMERPGEKQYEGSLKLDRPSPRRASLPMERINAMMAGGAVPQASNRSYG; from the exons atgttCCCGTCCAAGAAGGCAACTGTGAGCTCACATGATCGGGGTATGTGCGTCCAAGGGGACTCTGGCCTTGTCCTCACCACCGATCCCAAGCCCCGGCTTCGGTGGACTGTGGAGCTCCATGATCGCTTCGTCGACGCCGTTACTCAACTCGGAGGACCTGACA AGGCCACACCGAAAACCATCATGAGAGTTATGGGTGTCAAAGGTCTTACTCTCTACCATCTCAAGAGCCATCTCCAG AAGTTCAGGCTGGGAAAGCAACCTCACAAGGAACTCAATGATCATTCTTTTAAGAATG CTGCTTCCCTCGAGCTACAAAGAAACGCAGCCTCTTCATCGGCAATGATGGGTCGTCACATGAACGA GAACGTGCACGCTGAAGCAATTCGGATGCAGATGGAAGTCCATAGGCGACTGCATGAGCAGTTAGAG GTGCAGAAACACCTCCAGCTGAGGATCGAAGCGCACGGGAAGTACATGCAGAGTATCTTGGAGAGAGCATGCCAAACACTGGAAGCTGAAAGCTTGGTTTCAGGAAGCTATAAAGGCCATGGGGACCAAGGAGTCGCCGATATGGGCGCCATCAAAGAAATGGGTTCTCCCATGAGCTTCCCTTCGCTCCAAGATCTCCACTTGTGTGGTGGAGACCAACTCGATCTGCAATCACAGGTCGATGGGCCTCTCGACGGGTTTTATCCGATCAGCGACAGCATTCTGGGGAAGAAGAGAATGATCTGGGCAGATGATCTGCGTCTACAGGAACTTGGATCAACCTCGGCGTGCGTTGGACCCAAGGAAGAGCCATGCTGCAAGAGCGAGCAGCTTCAGATTGTACCATCGGTGATCGACGCGGCCATCAGCTCCGATCCGATGGCAAATGTTTACGAGGGAAAGCCTGTGCTCTCGATGGAGAGGCCCGGGGAGAAGCAGTACGAAGGATCATTGAAGCTCGACAGGCCATCTCCGAGAAGAGCTTCTCTTCCCATGGAAAGGATTAATGCCATGATGGCGGGTGGTGCAGTGCCCCAAGCAAGCAACCGGTCTTATGGCTGA
- the LOC135627544 gene encoding heavy metal-associated isoprenylated plant protein 36-like, translating into MAAPEEAPEPLKYQTLALKVSIHCEGCKREVKRVLQHIDGVYKISVDSQQHKVVVTGNVTAESLVRKLTKSGKHAELWPKQKPIENAGGGGGGGKKKKNKNKNDGKPNEPPENTENNVTYSGDDSSAEASDKPDSEAPPLPEKQSGTEKAVTDAGCGKKKGKKGRKEHDSSSGGSGKPGGADPEVASQEAGQKVAGGSSLAIPPAIDAVSYSSVHPMPILMQQQSNCIYSTAPPGSYYFSEENANACCLM; encoded by the exons ATGGCAGCACCTGAAGAAGCTCCTGAACCACTGAAATACCAG ACTCTGGCCTTGAAGGTCTCCATCCACTGTGAAGGCTGCAAAAGGGAGGTGAAGAGAGTCCTCCAGCACATAGATG GGGTTTACAAGATTAGCGTCGACTCCCAGCAGCACAAGGTTGTGGTAACTGGCAACGTCACGGCCGAGAGCCTTGTAAGGAAGCTCACTAAGTCGGGGAAGCATGCTGAGCTCTGGCCGAAGCAGAAGCCGATCGAGAACGCTGGTGGAGGTGGCGGTGGcggcaagaagaaaaagaacaagaacaagaatgACGGCAAACCAAATGAGCCACCGGAAAACACTGAAAACAACGTGACCTACTCAGGCGACGACAGCTCTGCCGAAGCGTCGGACAAGCCCGACAGCGAAGCCCCTCCGTTGCCGGAGAAACAGAGTGGGACAGAGAAGGCTGTCACCGATGCAGGTTGTGgtaagaagaaggggaagaagggtcgCAAGGAACACGACAGCAGCAGTGGAGGCAGTGGCAAGCCTGGTGGAGCTGATCCCGAAGTGGCTTCGCAAGAGGCCGGGCAGAAAGTGGCAGGCGGCAGTAGCCTTGCGATCCCACCGGCAATCGACGCAGTGAGCTACAGCTCGGTGCATCCGATGCCGATTCTGATGCAGCAGCAGAGCAACTGCATCTACTCCACGGCGCCTCCAGGCTCATACTACTTCAGCGAAGAGAACGCCAACGCTTGCTGCCTCATGTGA
- the LOC135627171 gene encoding myb family transcription factor IPN2-like isoform X2 — protein sequence MFPSKKATVSSHDRGMCVQGDSGLVLTTDPKPRLRWTVELHDRFVDAVTQLGGPDKATPKTIMRVMGVKGLTLYHLKSHLQFRLGKQPHKELNDHSFKNAASLELQRNAASSSAMMGRHMNENVHAEAIRMQMEVHRRLHEQLEVQKHLQLRIEAHGKYMQSILERACQTLEAESLVSGSYKGHGDQGVADMGAIKEMGSPMSFPSLQDLHLCGGDQLDLQSQVDGPLDGFYPISDSILGKKRMIWADDLRLQELGSTSACVGPKEEPCCKSEQLQIVPSVIDAAISSDPMANVYEGKPVLSMERPGEKQYEGSLKLDRPSPRRASLPMERINAMMAGGAVPQASNRSYG from the exons atgttCCCGTCCAAGAAGGCAACTGTGAGCTCACATGATCGGGGTATGTGCGTCCAAGGGGACTCTGGCCTTGTCCTCACCACCGATCCCAAGCCCCGGCTTCGGTGGACTGTGGAGCTCCATGATCGCTTCGTCGACGCCGTTACTCAACTCGGAGGACCTGACA AGGCCACACCGAAAACCATCATGAGAGTTATGGGTGTCAAAGGTCTTACTCTCTACCATCTCAAGAGCCATCTCCAG TTCAGGCTGGGAAAGCAACCTCACAAGGAACTCAATGATCATTCTTTTAAGAATG CTGCTTCCCTCGAGCTACAAAGAAACGCAGCCTCTTCATCGGCAATGATGGGTCGTCACATGAACGA GAACGTGCACGCTGAAGCAATTCGGATGCAGATGGAAGTCCATAGGCGACTGCATGAGCAGTTAGAG GTGCAGAAACACCTCCAGCTGAGGATCGAAGCGCACGGGAAGTACATGCAGAGTATCTTGGAGAGAGCATGCCAAACACTGGAAGCTGAAAGCTTGGTTTCAGGAAGCTATAAAGGCCATGGGGACCAAGGAGTCGCCGATATGGGCGCCATCAAAGAAATGGGTTCTCCCATGAGCTTCCCTTCGCTCCAAGATCTCCACTTGTGTGGTGGAGACCAACTCGATCTGCAATCACAGGTCGATGGGCCTCTCGACGGGTTTTATCCGATCAGCGACAGCATTCTGGGGAAGAAGAGAATGATCTGGGCAGATGATCTGCGTCTACAGGAACTTGGATCAACCTCGGCGTGCGTTGGACCCAAGGAAGAGCCATGCTGCAAGAGCGAGCAGCTTCAGATTGTACCATCGGTGATCGACGCGGCCATCAGCTCCGATCCGATGGCAAATGTTTACGAGGGAAAGCCTGTGCTCTCGATGGAGAGGCCCGGGGAGAAGCAGTACGAAGGATCATTGAAGCTCGACAGGCCATCTCCGAGAAGAGCTTCTCTTCCCATGGAAAGGATTAATGCCATGATGGCGGGTGGTGCAGTGCCCCAAGCAAGCAACCGGTCTTATGGCTGA
- the LOC135627546 gene encoding VQ motif-containing protein 22-like: MATSDATGSPAVFASLSEPTAFTAASDLTIDWSASSGGRVARPSSRRRPRASRRAPVTMLNTDTANFRAMVQQFTGVPSGPYSSGYRRGGGPVVTFGRSSSDPVRETVTVFPEQHYRPQQQRYQYSETAFSVSSNYSDAFLQELTTNSAMSSETADGFLFEGLSSQSTVRPTSVNSKLDRYLL; the protein is encoded by the coding sequence ATGGCAACCAGTGACGCGACCGGAAGCCCGGCGGTGTTCGCTTCGTTGTCGGAGCCGACAGCCTTCACGGCCGCATCCGACCTTACCATCGACTGGTCGGCTAGCAGCGGCGGCCGCGTGGCGAGGCCATCGTCCCGGCGGCGGCCGAGGGCCTCCAGAAGGGCCCCCGTCACCATGCTGAACACCGACACCGCCAATTTCCGGGCGATGGTGCAGCAGTTCACCGGCGTCCCGTCCGGTCCCTATTCCTCGGGTTATCGGCGCGGCGGTGGGCCGGTCGTCACCTTTGGTCGCAGTTCCAGCGATCCGGTTCGCGAGACGGTGACGGTGTTCCCGGAGCAACACTACCGACCGCAGCAGCAGCGATATCAGTATTCGGAGACAGCATTTAGCGTTAGCAGCAACTACAGCGATGCATTTCTTCAAGAGCTCACCACCAATTCCGCGATGAGTTCGGAGACGGCTGATGGCTTCTTGTTCGAAGGCCTATCGAGTCAAAGCACGGTGAGGCCAACCTCTGTGAACAGCAAGCTCGATCGTTACTTGTTGTGA
- the LOC135627545 gene encoding uncharacterized protein LOC135627545 → MARKKTSAAAPLPKQPSSDTLENLKELNRLLLKETMERREQVTALRSSLHQLSHDSSLSSDLERRVTGLVVASRLSEVAAEMAAAEAALVTARERLESVSEEKDALKKALDVAVLERDSAVADLDENKRQAEARVATVVEEADRTKSDLEQRKAYVRSLEDENTTLEEKIKSTEEYLRSASDQLQSIRDEKGEIEINLRQAIQDRDACKKDLDVLSVALQTAQEKVENSQAANIALSEEIAIMQRDFEEDKTKFVKEIAGLKERAHSIDCKKEELEQEKTILETEVAGLRGRVSELGAIVQQRIALEEKLSLAEEALRRTNERLDFVTAETDDVKKALKQAISERDLSQVKLAEEEKLKATARKETERLTKELGFLEKEKERLQLDNEAQKRDHVKELDGLRDTVKKIEEEKDEIHRLRTEQKVEIANLQMEVAKLLSSVSELQELCRTNTECNLQLQAEKESALRDLDLEKAGVDGLRLQIEELKKSKDDAHVEVSEIKASLNCLIAENKNMKLEFDSLDKEKASLEEKLDNTLHVVEEMEAKARTADENFNRVLFLLKDNADVMDGLGEGEENGVGQEIGSERELDAIVMTLKSKAAKTEDMDREIKVLRGAIAVAEKKGGGVWTWLYPTVATCIAAISFAYATKSG, encoded by the coding sequence ATGGCCAGGAAGAAGACGTCCGCGGCGGCGCCGCTGCCCAAACAGCCCTCGTCCGATACGTTGGAGAACCTCAAGGAGCTGAACCGGCTCCTCCTCAAGGAGACGATGGAGCGGCGGGAGCAAGTGACCGCGCTCCGGTCGAGCCTCCACCAACTCTCCCATGACAGCTCCCTCTCCTCCGACCTCGAGCGTCGCGTCACCGGCCTCGTCGTCGCCTCCCGCCTCTCCGAGGTCGCCGCGGAGatggcggcggcggaggcagcTCTGGTAACTGCGCGGGAGCGGTTGGAGTCGGTCTCCGAGGAGAAAGATGCCCTCAAGAAGGCTTTAGATGTTGCTGTGCTGGAGAGAGATTCCGCCGTGGCGGATCTCGATGAAAACAAACGTCAGGCTGAGGCGCGAGTGGCCACCGTCGTTGAGGAAGCCGATCGGACGAAGTCGGATCTCGAACAGAGGAAGGCTTATGTCCGATCGCTGGAAGATGAGAACACCACCTTGGAGGAGAAGATTAAATCGACGGAAGAATATCTGAGAAGCGCTAGTGACCAGTTGCAGTCGATTAGAGACGAGAAGGGTGAGATCGAGATAAATTTGCGGCAAGCAATCCAGGATAGGGACGCGTGCAAAAAGGATCTCGATGTCCTGTCAGTGGCACTTCAGACGGCTCAGGAGAAGGTGGAGAATTCTCAAGCAGCTAATATTGCTCTCAGTGAGGAGATTGCGATCATGCAGCGTGACTTCGAGGAAGACAAGACAAAGTTTGTTAAGGAGATAGCTGGGCTTAAGGAAAGGGCTCACAGCATTGACTGCAAGAAGGAAGAGCTCGAGCAAGAAAAAACTATTCTTGAGACCGAGGTTGCTGGTCTGAGGGGGAGGGTTTCTGAGCTCGGGGCCATCGTGCAGCAAAGGATAGCATTGGAAGAGAAGTTGAGTTTGGCAGAGGAAGCTCTCAGGAGAACCAATGAGCGTTTGGACTTCGTCACCGCAGAGACGGATGATGTCAAGAAGGCTCTGAAACAAGCAATCTCGGAAAGAGATTTGAGCCAGGTAAAGCTTGCCGAAGAGGAGAAGTTGAAAGCTACCGCAAGGAAGGAGACAGAGAGGTTAACAAAAGAGCTTGGCTTTCTtgagaaagagaaggaaagacTGCAGCTTGACAATGAGGCACAAAAAAGGGACCATGTAAAGGAGCTTGATGGTCTGAGGGACACGGTGAAAAAGATTGAAGAGGAGAAGGATGAGATCCACAGATTGAGAACCGAGCAGAAGGTGGAGATTGCTAATCTTcagatggaggtggcgaagcttctaTCCAGTGTGTCTGAGCTTCAAGAGTTGTGCAGGACCAACACCGAGTGCAATTTACAGCTGCAAGCTGAGAAAGAATCAGCCTTGAGAGACCTTGATCTCGAGAAGGCAGGAGTGGATGGCCTAAGACTGCAGATCGAGGAGCTAAAGAAGAGCAAGGATGATGCCCATGTTGAGGTCTCGGAAATTAAGGCATCACTCAATTGCCTTATAGCGGAGAATAAGAATATGAAACTGGAATTTGATTCATTGGATAAAGAAAAGGcttcactggaagagaaactggacAATACATTACATGTGGTCGAGGAAATGGAGGCAAAGGCCAGAACTGCTGATGAAAACTTTAACAGGGTCCTGTTCCTCTTGAAGGATAACGCAGATGTTATGGATGGCTTGGGGGAAGGTGAAGAGAATGGTGTTGGACAGGAAATTGGCAGTGAAAGGGAGTTGGATGCCATCGTGATGACTCTCAAGAGCAAGGCGGCAAAGACCGAGGACATGGACAGAGAGATCAAGGTCTTGCGCGGTGCCATTGCTGTGGCCGAGAAGAAGGGTGGAGGAGTGTGGACTTGGCTGTATCCTACTGTTGCTACTTGTATTGCTGCTATTTCTTTTGCCTATGCAACCAAGAGCGGTTAA
- the LOC135627171 gene encoding myb family transcription factor IPN2-like isoform X3 encodes MFPSKKATVSSHDRGMCVQGDSGLVLTTDPKPRLRWTVELHDRFVDAVTQLGGPDKATPKTIMRVMGVKGLTLYHLKSHLQKFRLGKQPHKELNDHSFKNAASLELQRNAASSSAMMGRHMNENVHAEAIRMQMEVHRRLHEQLEKHLQLRIEAHGKYMQSILERACQTLEAESLVSGSYKGHGDQGVADMGAIKEMGSPMSFPSLQDLHLCGGDQLDLQSQVDGPLDGFYPISDSILGKKRMIWADDLRLQELGSTSACVGPKEEPCCKSEQLQIVPSVIDAAISSDPMANVYEGKPVLSMERPGEKQYEGSLKLDRPSPRRASLPMERINAMMAGGAVPQASNRSYG; translated from the exons atgttCCCGTCCAAGAAGGCAACTGTGAGCTCACATGATCGGGGTATGTGCGTCCAAGGGGACTCTGGCCTTGTCCTCACCACCGATCCCAAGCCCCGGCTTCGGTGGACTGTGGAGCTCCATGATCGCTTCGTCGACGCCGTTACTCAACTCGGAGGACCTGACA AGGCCACACCGAAAACCATCATGAGAGTTATGGGTGTCAAAGGTCTTACTCTCTACCATCTCAAGAGCCATCTCCAG AAGTTCAGGCTGGGAAAGCAACCTCACAAGGAACTCAATGATCATTCTTTTAAGAATG CTGCTTCCCTCGAGCTACAAAGAAACGCAGCCTCTTCATCGGCAATGATGGGTCGTCACATGAACGA GAACGTGCACGCTGAAGCAATTCGGATGCAGATGGAAGTCCATAGGCGACTGCATGAGCAGTTAGAG AAACACCTCCAGCTGAGGATCGAAGCGCACGGGAAGTACATGCAGAGTATCTTGGAGAGAGCATGCCAAACACTGGAAGCTGAAAGCTTGGTTTCAGGAAGCTATAAAGGCCATGGGGACCAAGGAGTCGCCGATATGGGCGCCATCAAAGAAATGGGTTCTCCCATGAGCTTCCCTTCGCTCCAAGATCTCCACTTGTGTGGTGGAGACCAACTCGATCTGCAATCACAGGTCGATGGGCCTCTCGACGGGTTTTATCCGATCAGCGACAGCATTCTGGGGAAGAAGAGAATGATCTGGGCAGATGATCTGCGTCTACAGGAACTTGGATCAACCTCGGCGTGCGTTGGACCCAAGGAAGAGCCATGCTGCAAGAGCGAGCAGCTTCAGATTGTACCATCGGTGATCGACGCGGCCATCAGCTCCGATCCGATGGCAAATGTTTACGAGGGAAAGCCTGTGCTCTCGATGGAGAGGCCCGGGGAGAAGCAGTACGAAGGATCATTGAAGCTCGACAGGCCATCTCCGAGAAGAGCTTCTCTTCCCATGGAAAGGATTAATGCCATGATGGCGGGTGGTGCAGTGCCCCAAGCAAGCAACCGGTCTTATGGCTGA
- the LOC135626384 gene encoding uncharacterized protein LOC135626384 yields the protein MDCNKEEAIRAKHLAEKKMQNKDFMGAQKIALKAQQLFPDIENISQMLTVCDVHCSAGARVNGEMDWYKILQVESTSDDLSIKKQYRKLALLLHPDKNKFSGAEAAFKLIGEAHMVLSDQEKRRLYDFKRNANIKSAPAMKPFQYSRMNPHAQNNLRTVNSSGFNQPSPFSSTQTFWTICPVCGMRYQYYRSILNRALRCQNCLNTFVAYDLNAKVVPSAGNPWNSYKNLEKKIPVEQANNINKQSQFRNTSSDMKFQEDACGRSVFNQDSVGETLNMGKNIHVDAKVGAANAVNVTEVDKGQQAAKPKTTNASKKRRRKVVLEFSDADGSDSEDTKNVDDGPPVKQNASTSGPRRSSRQKQYVSYNEDGREDGNGDNSFVAPSKRCKDESSCKAGRFEEPSCRTGAEGVNLEDDGTGVAKTRLNNEDDIMYENKLPNGNEQAYESQQGTSEHQKFRHGAESIVGSIPKAFPPMGCFVYPDPEFGNFDKLRDASQFAVDQIWAVYDDQDGMPRFYARIRKVCTPGFMLRFTWLEHDPVNETELTWSDAELPVACGNFRLGKSESTKDCLTFSHVVSWRKGEKRNSYVIYPRKGEVWALFKGWNIWWSTDADKHRFHEYEVVEVLSDFASGTGISVIPLVRIEQSVSLFMRATGKGMTSFVIPPHEILCFSHNVPSYRLSGTEREGIPQGSLELDCASLPSNFRQMFPSVNLDNETTRVRKLGGSSSSSLNATIDKEEPVTSIMQEREKRTSQDMLSNGINRVDDMEQNHISEGQDVKTWKHVQNEAKTPKVEISERGDSDAEKINDDDDDDDDDDDSSSVPSLSPDIYHYPDPEFYNFEQHKMIETVQCGHIWAFYSDVDTYPKYYGLVKRTEPELKGLRVHITWLEACPVLEEERRWSREGFPIGCGTFKVVPQSSIIKETSTFSHLVQAEQTGKKNHFLIHPSIGEIWAVYKNWSVGWGLPELEKCEYDVVEICERSGCGLKVKPLTKVNGYTSVFKPEENTNAATELEIPTNEYIRFSHQIPAFRLTDENGGKLRGYWELDPASVPDVLLKS from the coding sequence ATGGACTGTAACAAGGAAGAAGCTATTAGAGCCAAGCATCTTGcagagaaaaagatgcagaacaaAGATTTTATGGGGGCACAAAAGATTGCTCTTAAGGCCCAACAGCTCTTTCCTGACATTGAGAACATCTCTCAGATGTTAACTGTCTGTGATGTTCATTGCTCTGCTGGAGCTAGAGTTAATGGTGAAATGGATTGGTACAAAATTCTCCAAGTGGAGTCAACATCTGATGATTTATCTATTAAGAAACAATATCGGAAACTTGCTCTGTTGCTACATCCTGATAAGAACAAGTTTTCAGGTGCTGAAGCCGCTTTCAAACTAATTGGAGAAGCACATATGGTATTGTCTGATCAAGAAAAAAGGCGCCTTTATGACTTCAAAAGAAATGCTAACATTAAAAGTGCCCCTGCAATGAAGCCTTTTCAGTATTCAAGGATGAATCCTCATGCCCAAAACAATCTTAGGACAGTGAATTCTAGTGGGTTTAATCAGCCATCTCCTTTCAGTTCTACCCAGACATTCTGGACAATTTGCCCTGTTTGTGGAATGAGATACCAGTATTATCGAAGCATTTTAAACAGAGCCCTGCGCTGTCAGAATTGCTTGAATACTTTTGTTGCATATGATTTAAATGCCAAAGTTGTGCCTTCCGCTGGGAACCCATGGAATAGTTATAAAAATCTAGAGAAAAAGATTCCAGTTGAGCAagctaataatataaataaacaaaGCCAATTTAGAAATACCTCTTCTGACATGAAGTTTCAGGAGGATGCTTGTGGAAGATCAGTATTCAACCAAGATTCTGTTGGTGAAACTTTAAACATGGGAAAGAATATTCATGTGGATGCTAAGGTTGGGGCAGCTAATGCAGTAAATGTCACTGAAGTTGATAAGGGACAGCAGGCTGCTAAGCCGAAAACTACTAATGCTagtaagaagaggaggagaaaggtTGTTTTAGAGTTTAGTGATGCAGATGGCAGTGATAGTGAAGACACAAAAAATGTGGATGATGGGCCTCCTGTAAAGCAGAATGCTTCTACATCTGGCCCACGAAGATCGAGTAGGCAGAAGCAGTATGTCTCTTATAATGAAGATGGAAGGGAAGATGGTAATGGTGACAATTCCTTTGTAGCCCCTAGTAAAAGATGTAAAGATGAGTCATCCTGTAAAGCTGGTAGGTTTGAAGAACCATCATGCAGAACCGGTGCTGAAGGTGTTAATTTGGAAGACGATGGGACAGGTGTTGCTAAAACAAGACTGAATAATGAAGATGACATCATGTATGAAAATAAGTTGCCGAATGGAAATGAACAGGCCTATGAAAGTCAACAAGGGACTAGCGAACATCAGAAGTTCAGGCATGGAGCTGAATCAATTGTTGGGTCAATTCCTAAGGCTTTTCCTCCTATGGGATGTTTTGTTTACCCTGATCCTGAATTTGGCAACTTTGATAAACTCAGAGATGCAAGTCAATTTGCTGTTGATCAGATATGGGCAGTGTATGATGATCAGGATGGAATGCCTCGATTCTATGCTCGAATTAGGAAGGTCTGCACCCCTGGTTTCATGCTGCGCTTTACTTGGCTTGAGCACGATCCTGTAAATGAAACTGAGTTGACATGGTCTGATGCAGAGTTGCCTGTTGCTTGTGGGAACTTCAGACTAGGCAAATCGGAATCCACCAAAGATTGTCTTACGTTCTCTCATGTTGTTTCATGGAGAAAAGGGGAAAAGAGAAACTCCTATGTTATTTATCCTAGAAAAGGTGAGGTTTGGGCTCTTTTCAAGGGCTGGAATATCTGGTGGAGCACAGATGCAGACAAGCATAGGTTCCATGAATATGAAGTAGTAGAAGTCCTCTCAGATTTTGCATCGGGAACTGGCATTAGTGTGATTCCCTTGGTAAGGATAGAACAATCTGTGAGCTTGTTTATGCGAGCAACGGGAAAGGGAATGACCTCGTTTGTGATTCCACCCCATGAAATCCTTTGTTTTTCACATAATGTTCCTTCATACAGGTTGAGTGGAACTGAAAGAGAAGGTATTCCTCAAGGTTCTTTGGAACTTGATTGTGCATCACTTCCCAGTAACTTTAGACAGATGTTTCCTTCTGTTAATCTTGACAATGAGACAACAAGAGTTAGAAAGTTGGGTGGGAGCAGCAGTTCATCTTTAAATGCCACAATTGATAAAGAGGAACCTGTAACCAGTATAATGCAGGAAAGAGAGAAGAGGACAAGTCAAGACATGTTATCTAATGGGATAAACCGAGTTGATGATATGGAACAAAATCACATTAGTGAAGGACAGGATGTGAAAACTTGGAAGCATGTGCAGAATGAAGCAAAAACACCCAAAGTAGAAATTAGTGAGAGAGGTGACTCAGATGCAGAGAAgatcaatgatgatgatgatgatgatgatgatgatgatgattcctCATCAGTACCATCTTTAAGCCCTGACATCTATCACTATCCTGATCCAGAATTTTATAATTTTGAACAACACAAGATGATCGAAACCGTCCAGTGTGGTCACATTTGGGCATTCTATAGTGATGTAGATACATATCCCAAGTACTATGGCTTGGTAAAGAGGACCGAACCGGAACTAAAAGGGCTTAGAGTGCATATTACATGGCTTGAGGCCTGCCCGGTGCTAGAGGAGGAGAGGCGGTGGTCTCGAGAAGGCTTCCCAATTGGTTGTGGAACATTTAAGGTTGTTCCTCAAAGCTCGATAATTAAGGAGACTAGTACTTTCTCTCATCTAGTACAGGCCGAACAAACTGGCAAAAAGAACCATTTTCTAATCCATCCTAGCATTGGAGAAATTTGGGCGGTGTACAAGAATTGGAGTGTTGGATGGGGCCTCCCAGAACTGGAGAAGTGTGAATATGATGTGGTGGAGATTTGTGAGCGTAGTGGTTGTGGCTTGAAAGTTAAGCCTTTGACAAAAGTAAATGGCTATACATCTGTTTTTAAACCTGAAGAAAATACGAATGCAGCAACCGAATTGGAGATACCGACAAATGAATATATTAGATTCTCTCATCAAATACCTGCATTCAGGCTAACAGATGAAAATGGAGGAAAGCTTCGTGGCTATTGGGAGCTCGATCCTGCTTCCGTGCCTGATGTTCTACTGAAAAGCTAG